The Bos indicus x Bos taurus breed Angus x Brahman F1 hybrid chromosome 3, Bos_hybrid_MaternalHap_v2.0, whole genome shotgun sequence genome includes a window with the following:
- the TWIST2 gene encoding twist-related protein 2: MEEGSSSPVSPVDSLGTSEEELERQPKRFGRKRRYSKKSSEDGSPTPGKRGKKGSPSAQSFEELQSQRILANVRERQRTQSLNEAFAALRKIIPTLPSDKLSKIQTLKLAARYIDFLYQVLQSDEMDNKMTSCSYVAHERLSYAFSVWRMEGAWSMSASH, from the coding sequence ATGGAGGAGGGCTCCAGCTCGCCCGTGTCCCCCGTGGACAGCCTGGGCACCAGCGAGGAGGAGCTCGAGCGGCAGCCCAAGCGCTTCGGCCGGAAACGGCGCTACAGCAAGAAGTCGAGCGAAGATGGCAGCCCGACCCCCGGCAAGCGCGGCAAGAAGGGCAGCCCGAGCGCGCAGTCCTTCGAGGAGCTGCAGAGCCAGCGCATCCTGGCCAACGTGCGCGAGCGCCAGCGCACTCAGTCGCTCAACGAGGCCTTCGCCGCGCTGCGCAAGATCATCCCCACGCTGCCCTCGGACAAGCTCAGCAAGATCCAGACGCTCAAGCTGGCCGCCAGGTACATAGACTTCCTCTACCAGGTCCTGCAGAGCGACGAGATGGACAATAAGATGACCAGCTGCAGCTACGTGGCCCATGAGCGCCTCAGCTACGCCTTCTCCGTGTGGCGCATGGAGGGCGCGTGGTCCATGTCCGCCTCCCACTAG